The stretch of DNA GGAACGGCTGGTGATCGCGGCCGAGTGTCTCGGCCTCGGCGAACTGGCGATTCAGAAGGGCGTCGACTACGCGAACGAGCGCACGGTGTTCGATCGACCTATCGGGAAGAACCAGGCCATCCAGCACCCGTTAGCGAAGGCGTACGCCGAAGTACAGGCCGCAAAACAACTGACCTACAACGCCGCGAACGTCGTCGACGAGGAGACGGGAACGGCCGTCGGCGCACAGGCGAACATGGCGAAGTATCTGGCCGCCGAAGCCGCCTTTGCCGCCGCCGATGCCGCCGTCCAGACCCACGGCGGCTTCGGCGTCGCACGGGAGTACGACGTCGAGCGCTACTTCAGGGAGGCGCGACTCACCCGACTCGTTCCGATCACGCAGGAACTCGCGCTCAACTACGTTGGGGAGAACGTCCTGGGACTGCCGCGGTCTTACTGACCGAGAACCCTCCGTGACGGAGCGCCCGGATACTCGACCGTGTCGTCGTTATCGCGACCGGGAGCAGACGGTCGCTTCCGGATGGTTTAGTATAAAAGGTGCGCCATTGCCGAACGCCGCGTATCTCGGCGGCGCTACTGACCTTTCGTTCGTTCGAAACGGAGCGGAACCGGCTTATCCTCAGCGATCTCGAGATCGGCTGAGGCAATCTCTTGACAAACGGATCGTTCTACGCGTATAACGTGGTACTGTTCCAAAAACACCAGTCGGACCTCCACCGACCGACCCGCCGCTCGTATATAACGTGCGACGCTGCTGAACGGCCCAGTCGCGTTCGCGTCCTCGGAAATCCGATACAGGACCTCACAGCGTGCCTCGAGGAGTGAGCGTGGGGATGCTGACGGTTTGCCGCGAGGGGACCGTTCCCACCGTCCTTTACATGTGTATGTACGTAAATCGAATTCGAGAGAAACGGGGGTGGACAGGATCAATCGACAGCAGCGGCGTTCGGGCCGTAATTCCGGTGCAATCGCGCGTGTGTACTCTCGCGGTGCGGAGCGAAGCGATACGGAGTGAACTCCGCGCCGAACACCGGTCTGAACGCCGGACTCTCCGCATCGATATATAACGTGCGTCGATGCCGAACGCTCGACCCGGCGATTATCCAGTCTCTTCTCCCCGTTCGTTCTCGACTGCGGTTGCTCGGAACGACCGTCCCGTCCGGAGACGTGCGCGAATCGACTTCTCGAGCCCGTGAGTACGGGTGATCGCGGTCGGAATGTCCGCTGATCGTCGTCGATACGGCCAGTGGCGACTTACGGCGGCTCAGGACTGCCAGGAAAACGCCGACTCGAGGTGGTGTGGGATGTGGCCGCCGGCCGCTTCGCCGCGAGCGACGTACGCCTCGAGGTCGTCGACGAACTGCGGGTGACTACACCGTTCGATAAGTAATCGGCTGCGCTCGCGAGGGGAACGCCCCCGGAGATCGGCGACGCCCTGTTCGGTGATCACGACCGAGACGTCGTGTTCCGTGTGATCGACGTGCGGACACATCGGAACGAGACACGACGTCTCCGCGCCGCGTCTCGAGGGGAGTGTCGTAACGGAGAGGGCAGCGTTCCGGTTGAAATCGCCGCTCCCGCCGACGCCGTTTAGCACGCGCGAGCCGCCGACGTGCGTCGAGTTCGCGTGGCCGTAGAGATCGACTTCGACGGCGCTGTTGATCCCGACGACACCGAATCGATCGATCAGCGCGGGGCTGTTAGAGAGGTCCGCCGGTCGAAGGACGACCGACTCGCTGTACTGGTCGATGTCGCGAAACAGTCGCTGCTGGCCGTCCGAGGAGAGCGCGAAGGCCGTCGCGCTGGCACCCGAAAGCGTCCCGTTTTCGATCATCTCGAGTAACCCGTCCTGAAACACCTCCCCGTAGTAGAACACGTCGCGGTCGCCGAAGTCGATCGACGAGAGCGCCCCCATGAGCGCGTTTCCGAGGCTGCCGACGCCGAACTGGAGTGCGATGCGATCGTCGAATATCGAACAGCGATCCAGTTCGGACTCGAGAAACGTTGCGAGGTTCGAGGCGATCTCTCGATCGGTCGCCGACGGCTCGCGGAAGCTGTACGGATCGTCGGCCGTCTCGGTTTCGACGACCGCGAGGAGAGTCGCCGGCTCGAACTCGATTCGTGCCTCGCCGATACGCTCCGCCGGGTGCTCGAGCGGGACCGGACTTCGATTCGGCGGCAAGGCCCGCTCGTAGACGTCGTGAAACAGACCGACCTCGCGCGGAATCGAGTCGTTCACCTCGACGAGTAGCGTCTCCGCGGCCCTGACGTACGCCGCGGTGTGTCCGATCGAGAGCGAGGGAACGAACCAGCCGTCGCCGGCCGCCACCGCCTCGACGATCGCAACGTCGGGCGTCGGAACGTGTCCGAGCGTGACCTCGTCGCCCAGTTTCGAGATGAACCGATCCTGGTACGCGATCGTTTCGTCGTTGACCGCTTCTCGCGCCGCGGCTCTCGCCTGATAGGGATAGCGACGCGCGATCGCACCCGCCTCGACGAGCGCCGTATCGATCTCCTTCCCGACGCTTCCCCCGCTGATGATCGTCAGCGCGAGCTCCCGGTCGTCGTCGGCGAGCGCGAGCGGGAGCGCTTTCGGGTACCCGACCCCGCCGAACCCGCTTACGGCGACGACCGCATCGGTGTCGACGTGGGCCGCAGCCGTCGCGGCGTCGACCGGTTCGATCGATCCCTCGAGTCGTCCGCTCATGACCCGTTCTCCGGTTGCGTTCCGATCCCCTCCGGCCAGCCGGGCGGCTTGGCCGCGCTGGGCCGTGCGTACTCGCGTTTGAGAACCATCGGCGTCCGCTCGAGGGAGATCACGAGGTCGTTGTCCTGATTGTAGCCGCGCAGTTCGGTCGTCACGATCCCGACGTGATCTCGAGAGTCGCTCTCTCGCTTGTCGATCACTTCGCTTTCGGCGAAGAGCGTGTCGCCGTGATACACGGGTCCGTGGTGGCGGATATCGTCGTATCCGAGGTTGGCCGTGGCGTTTACCGACACGTCGATGACGCTCATTCCGACGACGAGCGCGATGACGAACGTGCCGTCGACGAGTCGCTCGCCGAACTCGGTCTCGGCGGCGTACGCTTCGTTGAAGTGCATCGGGTTGAGGTTCATCGTCACATTTGTCAGCCAGACGTTGTCCGTTTCGGTGACGGTGCGGCCGAACGGGTGTTTGTAGATGTCGCCGACGCTGAAATCCTCGTAGTATCGGCCGTGCCATCCCTCGACAATGCGTTTCTCTCCGTCTGTCGGGTCGTCTGTTGTCATGGGGTCCTCTCGAGACGCGGTGTGACGGCCTCCGATGGCCGCCGCGGCAGGGTTGTCGGTAGCCTGACGCCGATCCGCGGAAGTACCATCCGTACTCCTCGAATCGCTATAGCTGTTATCGCTACGAACTGGAACGTCGCTTCTCGTCGGCCGATGCCGGACCGAAACGAAGAAGTCTAACTGAGACCACAACTCCGACAAAAATGATAAAATATAGGCATCTTCTTCGAAAGCAAAAGTTGAGGCCTGCCCTCTCAACGCGTACGATGTGAACGATTTCGTAGTTCCTTTAGAAGGGTTGTGGTTTGATCAACTGCTCAGTAGATGTGCGTATTGAATAATTGGATCTGTTGAGACACTCTTCTTTAGATACTTCTCCTCGTGAAGCTACTGCACACTACACCTGCTTATTTACTGGTCCATACCTGATAGCATTTGGACAGGGTAAATCCTCATCCCGCTAACACTGACACTTTGTACTGAATGTTTGCGTTTGGTCAAGAAGAATGGGGTCTCCGTCACTCCGCTATTGTGAGGTGCCCAGATTCGATGGTGTTCAGCCACCACACGCTGCCTGAGTCCGAATAGATTCACTCGTGACCGTTCCGTCAAGGGAAATCGTTACGGTCGTCCAGTGGTCGTTACAGGTGTCGTAATTCCCGACCTTCCTGACGTGTTCTGTTCCAGTATCTGACAAGGTGGCCGTCACCCTGTACTCGGCTGGCCCTCGAAGTTCACCGTTAATGGACTCTCCGCCGCCAAGGGAGTACGACCGATCCAAGAGGGTTTCGTCAGTTTCGGTGTCGGTGACACGAAGGGTTATTGTCCGCGAACGATCACTATCGTTTTGGATGGTCAGCTCGTGAGGGTTGACCTTACCGGTCGTATCGCCAACGCTGAACGCTCCGTCGGACGTCTCTGTGTTCGTGTCATCCGTCGCGTTCGTGTCCGGATCCTCGGCTTCGTTCGCCGACAGACATCCGGCGACTGGGATGCTCGCGCCGAGTGCCGCAATATATTTTCGCCGTCTCATAATAGCATCTACTCTTTCGACACTTAAGAATACTAATCAAGATATCATCTTTATTTTACCCAAGCGGAGTTCCTCCGGAGAGTGCTTCGAGGCGTGACTGCGGTCGAAGCCCGAGGCGTCAATCCTCGCAACACCATTTGTTGGGAGCGGTGAAACAGAGAGGTTGAGAAGTACTCACCAGACGGCCATATCGAGTCTATCGAACGCTTTGCACAGCGTTAACGGGGCAGGAAGTTCAGTGAGGTTGATCGCGTTCCGAATACGGGGCATTTCAATGAGTTTATCGAGGAGTACGACAACCACGCCTCGCGTTGGTCCTCGCGGTGAATGCCTGAAATGCCGTCGTCATCGTACTCCCCAGCACGACCGTTCCAGTACTGTTTGACTCGATCTTTGCTCTCCGATCCGGTATCATTTGTAACAATCATCTTACTATCCTTTGACCTCGATATTTTCGAGCCCGTACGTCGTCTCGGTAGGATGTGGCTCGTACCCGTGAACGGCTGCTGCTGTCGCGATGACGTTCGTGTAGTTCGTCAGCACAGCAATCGGCGCTTCGTCGAGCACGATCGTTTGTACGTCGTGATACCGAGTCCGACGTTCCTCGAGATCCTCGAGACGCCGAGCTTCGTCTAGCAACGTATCGACCTCCTCGTGTTCCCACCCGTGGTAGAGGCCACCCTCGGAGTGAAACATGTCGGCGAGTCTGTCGGGATCGGGGTAGATGAGCGTTCCCCAGGAGGTGAGATACATATCGAACGACTTCTGGGACACGCGATCGATCATCGCGCCGTACTCCACGACCGTGAGGTCGAACTCGATACCGACCTCGGCGAGTTGGTTCTGAATAACTTCGCCGATCACCGGTAGCTCTCTCGAGTTGTACATGTAGCAGTCGATCGATAGTTCCGACCCGTCGTTCGTACGAACGCCGTCCGACTCGGTGGTCCAGCCAGCGTCCGACAGCAGTTCGCGAGCGCGATCGGGATCGTAGTGTGTGGATCCGATGCTCGGGTCCGCCCAGTCGCCCATCTCGGACGAAATCGGACCGATTGCCGGACTATCGACTCCTTCGAGCACGGACTCGGTGATACTCTCGCGGTCGATCGCACGGCTCACGGCGTTTCGAACCCGCTCGTCGTCGAACGGCGCGGAGCGCGTATCGAACGTTACGAATCGGATTCTCGGAATTGCAGGCGTGTAGACGTCGACTCCGTCCGTTTCCTCAAGGGCGGCAACGAACCCCTGTGGGAGCTCCCGGGCCATTTCGAGTTCGCCGTTCTCGAGTTTCAGTCGGCGGGTCTGGTCGTCTTCGACGACTTCGTAGCGAACGGATTCTATCGTCGGCGTCTCGCCGTAGTAGTCGTCGTTCCGGATCGCTCGAAGCTCCGAGCCTGGATCGAACGATTCGAAGACGAACGGTCCGGTGCTTATCGGTTCGGTAACGCCATCGTCTTCGATCGCCTCGGGACTAATGATCGTGGCTTCAGGACGCGAGAGGTGAGCCGGAAGCGGCGCAAACGCGGTCTCAGTCTCGACGACGATCGTCGACTGGTCGGTCGCGTCGACAGCTTCGATCGGCACGTCAGCGAACGCACTCGAGGAGACGGTTCGCTCGAGGGACGTGACCGTGGCGTCCGCGGTGAGTTCGGTGTCGTCGTGGAAGACGACGCCGTCCCGAAGCGCGAACTCCCAACTGACGTCATCGACGCGCTCCCAGTCCGTCGCAAGCGCCGGTTCGGGCTCGGCGTCGTCGGAGACACCGACGAGCGCTTCGATGATCCCGAGACGCTGGAGTATGCCGCCGCCGTGTGCGGAGCCACCGTCAAGCGGGTCTCTGGTCGCATCCCACGGCGCGCCGATCCGGAAGCTATCCTGGTCGGCACTTCCCAGGCAGCCGGCGATGGCCAGCGTCCCGATTCCGAGGGTCGTTTTCAGTGCGGTGCGTCGATCGATCGGTGGTGTTAGCCTGTCAGTCATCGATTTCGTGTCGGGTCGCTGTCTCGGAACACTCGGTCGCGTAGTGGCATCGCGATCGCGCGTCGGCGACGGTGGTCCACGTCGGTTCGTTCGTCTCGCAGTCCTCAGCAGCCATCGGACACCGAGGGCGAAACGCACAGCCCGCGGGTTGATCAACCGGTCGCGGCGGCTCGCTCGCCGCTGGTCCACTGTCGGCCCCACGACTACGGCCGTCGTTCGGATCGCGCGTCGGAGCCGACTCGAGCAAGGTCGCCGTATAGGGGTGGGCTGGCCGCGAGAGAACTCGTTTCGCCGGCCCGACCTCGACGAGTTCACCGACGTACATCGTTGCAACCCGATCGGCGACGTGGCGAACGACATCCAGATCGTGGGACACGAACAGGTACGCAACGTCGAGTTCGGTCTGCAGTCGCGCAAGCAGGTTCAGAACCGTCGCCTGCACCGAGACGTCCAATCCAGCCGTCGGTTCGTCGAGCAAAAGCACCGATGGCTCGAGCGCGAGCGCACGGGCGATCGCCACTCGCTGGAGTTGCCCGCCCGAGAGTTGGCGCGGGAACCGATCGACGTACTCGAGCGGCAGGTCGACGAGCGAGAGCAACGCTTCGACCCGCGATTCCGACCATCCGGCTTCGAGTAACGGCTCGGCGAGCGACTCCTGAACGGTACGATGCGGATTCAAGCTCGTTTCCGGATGCTGGAACACGACGCCGACGTTTTCGAGTTGGTCGGCCCGTCTCGAGTCGACGGTCTCGACCGTCTCTCCCTCGAGTCGGATGGTCCCGCTCGTCGGCACCTCGAGCCCGGCGATCAGTCGGACGAGCGTCGATTTGCCACAGCCGCTCTCACCGACGAGCCCGAGCGTTTCACCGCGTCGAAGCGTTAGCGAGACGTCTGAAACCGCTGTGAGTCGATCCGTCGAGCCGAGCACTCGGTCGAACAGCCCATCGCCGGTTCGGAACGTCTTCGTTATGCCCTCGAGTTCGATCACCGAGCTATCGTTCGCAACCGAATCGCGGCTGTCGGACCGCTGACCGCGCTTTTCAGCCGACGCGGCAGCCGAACTTTCGCCACTCGTCTTCGTCCACGTCGTCTCGAGATCGCTCTCGCGGGCGTCCGGAACGCCACACCGTACTCGCTGTCCGCCCTCGAGTTCGATCACCGGTTGGTCGGCCACCCGACACTCCTCACGGGCGAACGGACATCGGTCGGCGAAGACGCAGCCGGTCGGCGGCAACGTTCCTTCGGGCGGACTCCCGTCGATCGTCGGCAACGTCTCTCCCGGATCCGATCGGCCGGGAACGCAGCCGAGCAGCGCTTTGGTGTACGGATGAGCGGGACTCGAGCGCAGTCGCTCCGTCGGTCCGCTTTCGACGATCTTCCCGTCGTACATGACGAGAATTCGATCGCACAACTGTGATACGACGCTGAGATCGTGACTGATGAATAGAACGCTCGTTCCATACTCTGCATTGACCGTCTCGAGGCGGTCGAGTATCGCGGCTTGTGTCGTCGTATCGAGCGACGTCGTCGGTTCGTCGGCGACCAGCAGCGAAGGCTGTTGAGCGAGCGCGATTGCCAGCATCGCTCGCTGGCGCATGCCGCCGGAGAACTGGTGAGGGTAGGCGTCGATCCGGTCTTCGGGACGGGGAATACCGACTTCGGACAGTAATTCGAGGACGCGATCTCGCGTGCTTCGAGAGTCGAGTTTCGGAAGCGAACCGGCGAGAAGTCCCCGCACAAACGGCTGGGTACCCGGATTGCGGTGAACACGAAGCGCCTCCGCGATCTGTTCGCCGACCGTATACACCGGGTTGAGCGAGGTTTCGGGGTTCTGGAAGACGATCGAGAGCTCTTGCCCTCGGAGCCGTCGCACCGTCGACTCGTCGACAGTCGTCAGGTCCGTCCCGTCGAACCGGACGCTCCCTCGAGTGATCTCACCCGGGTCCTCGAGTCGAAGGATCGAGCGTGCGGTGACGGATTTGCCACAGCCGCTCTCGCCGACCAGTCCGACGACTTCGCCGGAATCGATGGTAAATGACGCACCGTTGACCGCGTGAACGGGGCCGTTTCGGGTTCGAAACCGAACGTGGAGTTCGTCCACTGCGAGCATCTAGAATTCCCTCCGCTCGCGTTCCTCGAGGTGGTCGGGATCGAGCGCGTCTCGCAGCCCGTCCCCGAGGACGTTGAATCCGATAACCGTCGCCATGATGGTGACGCCGGGCGCGGTGACGAGCCACGGGGCCGACCGGAGATAGATTCGGCTGTCAGCGATCATCGTTCCCCACTCGGGGGTCGGCGGCTGTGCACCGAGTCCCAGATACGACAGCCCGGCGGCGGTGAGGATGATCGTTCCCAGATTCATCGTTGCTAACACGAGCACCGGATGAACGACCTTCGGCAACAGGTGTCGTCGAGCGATACGCCGTCGCGGCGTTCCGTACAGCCGGGCGGATTCGACGTACCGACTGTTCTTCGTCGCGAGTACGTTCCCTCGCACGACCCGTGCGTAGGACGCCCA from Natronorubrum halophilum encodes:
- a CDS encoding acetyl-CoA hydrolase/transferase C-terminal domain-containing protein, producing MSGRLEGSIEPVDAATAAAHVDTDAVVAVSGFGGVGYPKALPLALADDDRELALTIISGGSVGKEIDTALVEAGAIARRYPYQARAAAREAVNDETIAYQDRFISKLGDEVTLGHVPTPDVAIVEAVAAGDGWFVPSLSIGHTAAYVRAAETLLVEVNDSIPREVGLFHDVYERALPPNRSPVPLEHPAERIGEARIEFEPATLLAVVETETADDPYSFREPSATDREIASNLATFLESELDRCSIFDDRIALQFGVGSLGNALMGALSSIDFGDRDVFYYGEVFQDGLLEMIENGTLSGASATAFALSSDGQQRLFRDIDQYSESVVLRPADLSNSPALIDRFGVVGINSAVEVDLYGHANSTHVGGSRVLNGVGGSGDFNRNAALSVTTLPSRRGAETSCLVPMCPHVDHTEHDVSVVITEQGVADLRGRSPRERSRLLIERCSHPQFVDDLEAYVARGEAAGGHIPHHLESAFSWQS
- a CDS encoding MaoC family dehydratase translates to MTTDDPTDGEKRIVEGWHGRYYEDFSVGDIYKHPFGRTVTETDNVWLTNVTMNLNPMHFNEAYAAETEFGERLVDGTFVIALVVGMSVIDVSVNATANLGYDDIRHHGPVYHGDTLFAESEVIDKRESDSRDHVGIVTTELRGYNQDNDLVISLERTPMVLKREYARPSAAKPPGWPEGIGTQPENGS
- a CDS encoding ABC transporter substrate-binding protein; the encoded protein is MTDRLTPPIDRRTALKTTLGIGTLAIAGCLGSADQDSFRIGAPWDATRDPLDGGSAHGGGILQRLGIIEALVGVSDDAEPEPALATDWERVDDVSWEFALRDGVVFHDDTELTADATVTSLERTVSSSAFADVPIEAVDATDQSTIVVETETAFAPLPAHLSRPEATIISPEAIEDDGVTEPISTGPFVFESFDPGSELRAIRNDDYYGETPTIESVRYEVVEDDQTRRLKLENGELEMARELPQGFVAALEETDGVDVYTPAIPRIRFVTFDTRSAPFDDERVRNAVSRAIDRESITESVLEGVDSPAIGPISSEMGDWADPSIGSTHYDPDRARELLSDAGWTTESDGVRTNDGSELSIDCYMYNSRELPVIGEVIQNQLAEVGIEFDLTVVEYGAMIDRVSQKSFDMYLTSWGTLIYPDPDRLADMFHSEGGLYHGWEHEEVDTLLDEARRLEDLEERRTRYHDVQTIVLDEAPIAVLTNYTNVIATAAAVHGYEPHPTETTYGLENIEVKG
- a CDS encoding dipeptide ABC transporter ATP-binding protein, whose amino-acid sequence is MLAVDELHVRFRTRNGPVHAVNGASFTIDSGEVVGLVGESGCGKSVTARSILRLEDPGEITRGSVRFDGTDLTTVDESTVRRLRGQELSIVFQNPETSLNPVYTVGEQIAEALRVHRNPGTQPFVRGLLAGSLPKLDSRSTRDRVLELLSEVGIPRPEDRIDAYPHQFSGGMRQRAMLAIALAQQPSLLVADEPTTSLDTTTQAAILDRLETVNAEYGTSVLFISHDLSVVSQLCDRILVMYDGKIVESGPTERLRSSPAHPYTKALLGCVPGRSDPGETLPTIDGSPPEGTLPPTGCVFADRCPFAREECRVADQPVIELEGGQRVRCGVPDARESDLETTWTKTSGESSAAASAEKRGQRSDSRDSVANDSSVIELEGITKTFRTGDGLFDRVLGSTDRLTAVSDVSLTLRRGETLGLVGESGCGKSTLVRLIAGLEVPTSGTIRLEGETVETVDSRRADQLENVGVVFQHPETSLNPHRTVQESLAEPLLEAGWSESRVEALLSLVDLPLEYVDRFPRQLSGGQLQRVAIARALALEPSVLLLDEPTAGLDVSVQATVLNLLARLQTELDVAYLFVSHDLDVVRHVADRVATMYVGELVEVGPAKRVLSRPAHPYTATLLESAPTRDPNDGRSRGADSGPAASEPPRPVDQPAGCAFRPRCPMAAEDCETNEPTWTTVADARSRCHYATECSETATRHEIDD